The Chlamydia trachomatis A/HAR-13 nucleotide sequence AATTTTTCTCCCTCTCCTCTTCATTAGCTATGCTGTAGGAGGAACTTGCGAAGTTCTTTTTGCTATTATTCGTAAGCATAAAATAGCAGAAGGACTGTTAGTAACAGGAATGCTTTACCCGCTAATCCTTCCTCCTACTATTCCTTATTGGATGGCTGCCCTTGGCATTGCTTTTGGAGTAGTTATGGGGAAAGAACTTTTTGGCGGCACAGGAATGAATATTCTCAACCCAGCCTTAACAGGACGAGCTTTTCTATTCTTTACATTCCCTGCTAAAATGAGTGGAGACGTTTGGGTTGGCAGTAACCCTAGCAGAATTAAAGAAAGCCTTGCAACGATGAGCTCTTTGGCAGAGAAGAGCCATTTCGATGGATTTTCTCAATCCACTTGTTTACAAGTTCTGAATTCGACTCCTCCATCCGTCAAACGTGTTCACATCGATGCCATAGCCTCTAATATCTTAAATCTTGAACATGTTCCTACCCAAGATGTTCTCCAGACTCAATTTGCGACATGGGCAGAATCTTATCCAGGTTTAACAGTAGATCAACTTTCCTTAGAACAACTTCAAAATTTTGTAACTACTCCGATAACCGAAGGAGGTTTAGGGCTTCTTCCTGCACACTTTGATTCTGCCTGTTCCCTTACTGAGGCTGTTTATGGTATCGGAAAATTTTCTACAGGAAACCTATTCTTTGGAAATATTCTAGGATCTTTGGGAGAGACTTCAACTGTAGCGTGCTTACTAGGTGCGGGGCTTCTTTTGTTAACAGGAATCGCTTCTTGGCGAACTATGCTATCTTTTGGTCTAAGTGCTTTTTTCTTTGCATGGTTCTTTAAAATCATGAGCATCTTAACAACCGGGAATGCTGGTGCTTGGGCTCCTGCAAAGTTCTTTATTCCTGCCTATCGCCATCTTTGTATTGGAGGCTTAGCATTCGGGCTAGTATTTATGGCTACCGATCCAGTTTCTTCCCCTGCAATGAAGCTTGCAAAATGGCTGTATGGCGCTTTTATAGGATTTCTAACAATTCTCATACGTTTAATCAATCCTGCATACCCTGAAGGAGTTATGTTAGCCATCCTATTAGGGAACGTGTTTGCTCCATTATTTGATAACATCGCTCTTAAGCAATACAGACAACGGAGAATATAAAATATGGCATCCAAGTCTCGCCATTATCTTAATCAGCCTTGGTACATTATCTTATTCATCTTTGTTCTTAGTTTAATTGCTGGTACC carries:
- a CDS encoding Na(+)-transporting NADH-quinone reductase subunit B — its product is MLEKLVDSLWKICRKSKFQHMTPIADAVDTFCFEPLHTPSSPPFVRDAVDVKRWMMLVVIALMPTIFAAVWNSGLQALVYQSSDPRIMEAFLHISGFKSYFSFVSQEIGIGSVLFAGCKIFLPLLFISYAVGGTCEVLFAIIRKHKIAEGLLVTGMLYPLILPPTIPYWMAALGIAFGVVMGKELFGGTGMNILNPALTGRAFLFFTFPAKMSGDVWVGSNPSRIKESLATMSSLAEKSHFDGFSQSTCLQVLNSTPPSVKRVHIDAIASNILNLEHVPTQDVLQTQFATWAESYPGLTVDQLSLEQLQNFVTTPITEGGLGLLPAHFDSACSLTEAVYGIGKFSTGNLFFGNILGSLGETSTVACLLGAGLLLLTGIASWRTMLSFGLSAFFFAWFFKIMSILTTGNAGAWAPAKFFIPAYRHLCIGGLAFGLVFMATDPVSSPAMKLAKWLYGAFIGFLTILIRLINPAYPEGVMLAILLGNVFAPLFDNIALKQYRQRRI